In one Pseudoclavibacter sp. Marseille-Q3772 genomic region, the following are encoded:
- a CDS encoding DUF3099 domain-containing protein, whose amino-acid sequence MSESAEEERQSRTRRYLLMMAIRTICLMLMVFVRGPWLWVVAAVAIFMPWIAVVLANHVRQRRMSQMRSPDDGALVVYRPPVSEQDWLMNHDSDTTTTNHSTSSARKHS is encoded by the coding sequence ATGAGTGAGTCGGCCGAGGAGGAGCGACAGTCTCGCACCCGCCGATACTTGCTCATGATGGCAATTCGCACGATCTGCCTCATGCTTATGGTCTTCGTTCGCGGTCCCTGGCTTTGGGTCGTTGCCGCGGTAGCAATCTTCATGCCGTGGATCGCGGTTGTCCTTGCCAACCACGTGCGTCAGCGTCGGATGAGTCAAATGCGTTCCCCCGATGACGGCGCACTCGTGGTCTACCGTCCGCCGGTGTCGGAGCAGGATTGGCTAATGAATCACGATTCCGATACCACCACTACAAACCACTCCACTTCGAGCGCAAGGAAGCACTCATGA
- a CDS encoding SURF1 family protein → MSSTPEESDTSTTQRSSRPWAFLMTRRWISYFALLVVFAIACAFLSHWQFERRDERIAENRYISENFDAAPKPITEVLPDTGSFTTSQEWTPVELTGEYLTDHQLLARARPHNGLPGFEILTPLKTSEGTVFIVNRGWIPTGHSQDEPDHVPSPPKGTVTVTARLKPSERSIPGRTAPEGQIATIHLPTFADELGSDRVYVGAYGLLRSETPSAEHGALTAKPELTEGNHLSYAVQWIIFAVIAAIGLIYGVREEFRERNAHSPAVQRAAAREAARRAKRKRKTDAEVEDELLDATDSRP, encoded by the coding sequence TTGAGCAGTACACCCGAAGAGTCCGACACGAGCACAACACAGCGCTCGTCACGCCCGTGGGCGTTCCTGATGACGAGGCGCTGGATCTCGTATTTCGCCCTACTCGTCGTCTTCGCAATCGCCTGCGCGTTTCTATCGCACTGGCAGTTCGAGCGTCGAGATGAACGCATCGCCGAGAATCGTTATATCAGCGAGAACTTCGATGCGGCGCCAAAGCCAATTACCGAAGTACTGCCCGATACCGGCTCGTTCACCACATCCCAGGAGTGGACACCCGTTGAGCTCACTGGTGAATACCTCACCGACCACCAATTGCTGGCACGCGCACGACCGCACAACGGTCTGCCCGGCTTCGAGATTCTCACGCCGCTGAAAACATCCGAAGGCACCGTGTTCATCGTTAATCGCGGTTGGATTCCCACCGGACACTCCCAAGATGAACCAGACCATGTTCCTTCGCCACCGAAAGGCACTGTGACGGTTACCGCAAGGCTCAAGCCAAGCGAGCGGAGTATCCCTGGCCGAACTGCCCCCGAGGGACAGATCGCCACCATCCATCTGCCGACGTTTGCCGACGAGCTCGGCTCAGATCGCGTGTATGTCGGTGCCTACGGGTTGTTGCGCAGCGAGACGCCAAGCGCCGAACACGGTGCGCTGACTGCGAAACCTGAACTCACTGAGGGCAACCACCTCAGCTACGCGGTGCAGTGGATCATCTTCGCGGTCATCGCCGCCATCGGACTCATCTACGGCGTGCGCGAAGAGTTTCGTGAGCGCAATGCGCACTCACCGGCGGTGCAACGTGCCGCCGCCCGCGAAGCAGCACGCAGGGCGAAACGCAAGCGCAAGACCGATGCGGAAGTCGAAGACGAACTCCTCGACGCCACAGATTCGCGGCCCTAA
- the glsA gene encoding glutaminase A, translating into MRMPITDYLAAIVDSEREDRRGSPADYIPQLAQVDPDRSALALCTPGGQVYSSGDDQLEFTLQSASKPFIYAIALRDRGIDAVDRYIDVEPSGERFNEISVDPDNGRPRNPMINMGAITAHTLIGDPELSTEERAAYAVEALGEFAGRELTVDEVLRDSELGGRYRNLALAAVARSNNYIEVDPEEAVWGYTTQCATNVTVRDLAVMAMTLANGGKNPITGKHIIPRQVCRRVVSVMATCGMYDAAGDWLSSVGVPAKSGVSGCIFGSLPGQVGLSAFSPRLDEVGHSVRGLKMLERCSTDMDLHLMSLPAPSIDAIGQRTTTEYGSELVEIQGALNFPTAELVLRRFAEIAPGDCEVVVDLTLVPRINSVGERMLREGLRMLGEDGHPVSLVDPHGRIPNPRSYAREAIPVLEDFAEFLEEESQPVSSS; encoded by the coding sequence ATGAGAATGCCGATTACTGACTACCTGGCAGCAATTGTCGACTCCGAGCGCGAGGATCGCCGCGGCTCCCCCGCCGACTATATTCCGCAGCTCGCGCAGGTTGATCCCGACCGCTCAGCGTTAGCCCTGTGCACTCCGGGCGGGCAGGTTTATTCCAGCGGGGATGACCAGCTCGAATTCACTCTGCAATCTGCATCCAAGCCGTTCATCTACGCTATTGCGCTTCGTGACCGCGGTATCGACGCCGTCGATCGGTATATCGATGTCGAGCCATCCGGTGAACGCTTCAACGAAATCTCCGTCGACCCCGATAACGGGCGGCCACGAAACCCAATGATCAATATGGGTGCGATCACCGCGCACACCCTCATCGGTGACCCGGAGCTGAGCACCGAGGAACGCGCCGCATACGCGGTTGAGGCACTGGGGGAATTCGCCGGGCGTGAGCTCACGGTTGATGAGGTGCTGCGTGATTCGGAACTCGGCGGACGTTACCGCAATCTGGCACTGGCCGCCGTAGCGCGCAGTAATAACTACATTGAGGTCGATCCCGAAGAGGCGGTGTGGGGATACACCACGCAGTGTGCGACGAATGTCACTGTGCGCGACCTTGCCGTGATGGCAATGACACTTGCGAACGGCGGTAAGAATCCCATTACCGGAAAACACATCATCCCCCGCCAGGTGTGCCGTCGTGTAGTGAGTGTGATGGCGACCTGCGGCATGTACGACGCGGCTGGAGACTGGCTCTCCAGTGTTGGCGTGCCCGCCAAGAGCGGGGTGTCGGGATGCATTTTCGGTTCACTCCCCGGGCAGGTTGGCTTAAGCGCGTTCTCTCCGCGACTGGATGAAGTTGGTCACTCTGTACGCGGCCTCAAGATGCTCGAACGCTGCTCAACCGATATGGATCTCCACCTCATGTCGCTACCGGCACCATCCATTGATGCAATCGGGCAGCGAACCACCACGGAATACGGTTCGGAGTTGGTGGAGATTCAGGGAGCATTGAACTTCCCCACTGCCGAGCTGGTGCTGCGGCGGTTTGCTGAGATTGCGCCGGGTGACTGTGAGGTTGTGGTCGATCTAACACTGGTCCCGCGCATTAACAGCGTCGGTGAGCGGATGCTGCGTGAAGGCTTGCGCATGCTCGGCGAAGACGGTCACCCGGTGAGTTTGGTCGACCCGCACGGACGCATCCCGAACCCGCGATCATACGCGCGAGAAGCAATTCCGGTGCTTGAGGATTTCGCGGAATTCTTGGAGGAAGAGTCACAGCCCGTGTCGAGTAGTTAG
- a CDS encoding ABC-F family ATP-binding cassette domain-containing protein — MLAVHDLEITLGARTLMQDVNFRVQPGDKIGLVGRNGAGKTTLTKVLAGWTLPTGGNIERSGEIGYLPQDPRAGDPTQTARNRILDARGLGDVRDRLAEAATLMAASETETERERYMRRYARLDDEFTVLGGYAAESEAAAIASNLNLPDRILDQPLQTLSGGQRRRIELARILFSDAETMILDEPTNHLDVDSVVWLREFLKTYKGGLIVISHDVELVGDTVNRVLYLDANRQVIDVYNMGWKQYLRQREADEERRRKERANIEKKATALQQQAAKFGAKATKAAAAQQMQRRAERMLSGLEDVRVQDRVAKLRFPTPAPVGKTPVQAKGLSKSYGSLEIFTGVDLAIDRGSRVVVLGLNGAGKTTLLRILAGVDEPDTGELIAGHGLKIGYYAQEHETLDVDRSVLQNMISVSQHLTETEARKVLGSFLFSGDDVYKPAGVLSGGEKTRLALAMLVVSSANVLLLDEPTNNLDPASREQILDALSHYEGAVVLVSHDEGAVTALNPERVLIMPEAVEDLWTPEYFDLIEMN; from the coding sequence ATGCTCGCCGTTCATGATCTGGAAATCACTCTTGGCGCGCGTACCCTCATGCAGGATGTGAACTTCCGCGTGCAGCCCGGCGATAAGATCGGCCTCGTTGGCCGCAATGGTGCGGGAAAGACAACGCTCACCAAAGTGCTCGCCGGGTGGACACTGCCAACGGGCGGGAACATCGAGCGCAGCGGTGAGATCGGCTACCTGCCCCAGGACCCACGAGCCGGCGACCCAACACAAACCGCGCGTAACCGCATCCTCGACGCTCGCGGACTTGGTGATGTGCGCGACCGCTTGGCCGAGGCCGCAACGCTCATGGCAGCCTCAGAGACCGAAACCGAGCGGGAACGCTATATGCGGCGATATGCACGACTCGACGATGAGTTCACTGTCCTAGGCGGATATGCCGCCGAATCGGAGGCGGCAGCGATCGCATCAAATCTGAATCTGCCCGACCGCATCCTTGACCAGCCTTTGCAGACCCTCTCGGGCGGTCAACGCCGACGAATTGAGCTGGCGCGCATCCTGTTCTCTGATGCTGAAACGATGATTCTGGATGAGCCGACGAACCACCTCGATGTGGACTCAGTAGTGTGGCTGCGCGAGTTTCTCAAGACCTACAAGGGCGGCTTGATCGTGATTTCGCACGATGTTGAGCTCGTGGGTGACACCGTGAATCGGGTGTTGTATCTGGATGCGAACCGTCAGGTCATCGATGTCTACAACATGGGCTGGAAGCAGTATCTGCGCCAGCGGGAAGCGGATGAGGAACGCCGCCGTAAAGAGCGCGCAAACATTGAAAAGAAGGCCACTGCATTGCAGCAGCAGGCAGCGAAGTTCGGTGCCAAAGCTACGAAGGCAGCGGCCGCTCAGCAGATGCAGCGTCGCGCCGAGAGAATGCTCAGCGGGCTGGAAGATGTGCGCGTACAGGACCGCGTCGCGAAGCTTCGGTTTCCGACACCGGCACCGGTGGGAAAAACTCCAGTACAAGCGAAGGGGCTTTCCAAGTCGTACGGATCGCTTGAAATCTTTACGGGTGTAGACCTCGCAATTGATCGGGGTTCCAGGGTGGTTGTGCTTGGACTCAACGGTGCCGGTAAGACGACGCTCTTGCGGATACTTGCGGGAGTCGATGAGCCTGATACCGGCGAGTTGATTGCCGGACACGGGCTCAAAATCGGTTACTACGCGCAGGAACACGAAACCCTCGACGTTGACCGCAGCGTGCTGCAGAACATGATCTCAGTCTCGCAGCACCTCACCGAAACCGAGGCGCGAAAGGTGCTCGGTTCCTTCCTCTTCTCTGGCGACGATGTGTACAAGCCTGCCGGCGTGCTCTCGGGCGGTGAGAAAACACGGCTCGCACTTGCGATGCTGGTGGTCTCCAGCGCAAATGTGCTCTTGCTGGACGAGCCGACGAACAATCTGGATCCGGCTTCGCGCGAACAGATCCTTGACGCGCTCAGCCACTATGAAGGTGCGGTGGTCTTGGTCTCGCACGATGAGGGCGCCGTGACCGCGCTGAACCCCGAGCGAGTGCTCATCATGCCCGAGGCGGTCGAGGACCTGTGGACCCCCGAGTATTTTGACCTGATCGAGATGAACTAA
- a CDS encoding hydantoinase B/oxoprolinase family protein, which yields MATTTVTPTERKLDPVTFEVLKNAFATSVDLMSEQILRTCYSFVIYSRDFSSALCDAQGNTVMQGSADIAVHVGTLHFQAKAVMEEFGEDIHPGDVFMINDPYRGGTHFNDVSFVRPIFCEGEIIAFSQNKGHWADIGGVVPGSFYVQAGDHFGEGLRITPVRVWSKGDFLKDVAQLIVSNTRAPEVALGDLHAQSEATAVCEREVLRLVERYGKDTVVEAMQETQDYVERTVLERIKTLPQGTWETVDYLDNDPSTPEGMVPIRIKLTIDDEGIHYDLNGSAPAVATFLNSAYGTTHSSLYSGTKTFFPDVPLNSGFYRAVTADLGPEGTVINASWPHAVTGFCAGPHEKIMNAVFELWSQVMPDRAMACSFNLEYLLVGGRDTRGDKRVFFMWYDWMAGGWGGRVSKDGSNATAPVFGAGLAVQPLEGQERLSPVLTTEHSIAPDSGGPGRFRGGCGIEKGGMLTDGDKTVMSYCADRSRSITWGIEGGLPSSPQGVWLNKGTENERFLGTVFSSVDIEPGDTFTRPSAGGGGFGDPLERDPAEVCEDVIDGYVSVERAALDYGVVLTVGDVELDEYEVNVQETETLRSEIRENRAAWLEEDPESVAQRYRAGELGELDAIRRYGVILDWGTGELLEESTRQYRERLRVRSSSHWK from the coding sequence ATGGCTACTACTACTGTGACCCCAACCGAACGCAAGCTTGACCCGGTGACGTTTGAGGTACTGAAGAATGCCTTCGCCACGAGTGTCGATCTGATGAGCGAACAAATTCTGCGTACCTGCTACTCATTCGTCATCTATTCGCGCGATTTCTCATCCGCCCTCTGCGACGCTCAGGGAAACACGGTGATGCAAGGGTCCGCTGATATTGCCGTCCACGTGGGCACGCTGCACTTCCAAGCAAAAGCGGTGATGGAAGAGTTCGGCGAAGATATTCACCCCGGCGACGTGTTTATGATCAATGACCCCTACCGAGGAGGTACACACTTCAACGATGTCTCCTTTGTGCGGCCAATCTTCTGTGAGGGTGAAATCATCGCATTTTCGCAGAACAAGGGCCATTGGGCAGATATCGGTGGTGTAGTTCCAGGCTCGTTCTACGTACAGGCAGGAGACCACTTTGGCGAAGGCCTTCGTATCACTCCGGTGCGGGTATGGAGCAAGGGCGATTTCCTAAAAGATGTGGCACAGCTGATTGTCTCGAACACCCGCGCACCTGAGGTGGCCCTGGGCGACCTGCACGCACAATCGGAGGCAACGGCAGTGTGCGAACGTGAGGTACTGCGCCTGGTTGAGCGCTACGGCAAAGACACCGTTGTTGAGGCAATGCAGGAAACGCAAGACTATGTCGAGCGCACCGTGCTCGAACGCATCAAAACGCTCCCGCAGGGTACGTGGGAAACCGTCGACTACCTCGACAACGACCCATCCACGCCCGAGGGTATGGTCCCCATTCGCATCAAACTCACTATCGACGATGAGGGTATTCACTACGATCTGAATGGTTCTGCTCCGGCAGTCGCGACCTTTCTTAACTCGGCGTACGGAACCACGCACAGTTCGCTGTACTCGGGTACAAAAACATTCTTCCCGGATGTTCCGCTGAACTCCGGTTTCTACCGAGCGGTTACGGCGGACCTTGGTCCAGAAGGCACGGTCATTAACGCTAGCTGGCCCCACGCCGTGACTGGTTTTTGTGCGGGGCCGCACGAAAAGATCATGAACGCTGTGTTTGAGCTGTGGTCACAGGTTATGCCTGACCGGGCGATGGCCTGTTCGTTCAACCTTGAATACTTACTCGTCGGTGGACGTGATACGCGCGGTGATAAGCGAGTGTTCTTTATGTGGTACGACTGGATGGCCGGCGGTTGGGGAGGCCGCGTGAGCAAGGACGGCTCGAACGCGACGGCCCCAGTATTTGGCGCAGGTCTAGCGGTGCAGCCGCTGGAAGGTCAGGAGCGACTATCACCTGTGCTCACTACCGAACATTCAATCGCTCCCGACTCGGGCGGGCCCGGTCGATTCCGCGGCGGTTGCGGTATTGAGAAGGGTGGCATGCTCACCGACGGTGATAAGACCGTCATGAGCTACTGCGCTGATCGTTCGCGTTCGATCACGTGGGGGATTGAAGGTGGGCTACCATCCTCACCTCAGGGCGTGTGGCTCAATAAAGGAACGGAAAACGAGCGATTTCTGGGCACTGTGTTTAGCTCTGTGGATATCGAACCCGGAGATACGTTCACTCGACCATCCGCGGGCGGCGGCGGTTTCGGCGATCCGCTTGAGCGTGACCCCGCGGAAGTGTGTGAGGACGTCATTGATGGATATGTATCAGTAGAACGTGCAGCTCTTGACTACGGTGTTGTGCTCACCGTGGGTGACGTCGAGCTCGACGAATACGAGGTCAACGTTCAAGAGACCGAGACGTTGCGCAGCGAAATACGCGAGAATCGAGCTGCGTGGCTCGAAGAGGATCCTGAATCGGTAGCGCAACGGTATCGTGCCGGTGAGCTCGGCGAACTCGACGCGATCAGACGTTACGGCGTAATCCTCGATTGGGGGACGGGTGAACTCTTGGAAGAGTCCACTCGTCAGTACCGTGAGCGCTTGCGGGTACGTTCGAGCAGCCACTGGAAGTAA
- a CDS encoding hydantoinase/oxoprolinase family protein, whose protein sequence is MAHLRVAVDVGGTFTDVCIFDDDTKSMRVTKVPSTPHDPMIAVMNGVERGEINLADVSLFSHGTTVATNALITRRFPKAALVTTRGFRDVIEIRDGTKDDLWDAYKDVPGPYIARRDRFEVTERVDYSGRVVTPLDEDNARQIARLLKKRGTTTIAVCFLNSFANAGHEVRMREILEEEIPEATVTTSAEILPEMFEYGRFNTAVANAVLAPLVSGYVNRLADALEDGGYKGDLLLLHSGGGSMTPRMVERYPVRLAASGIAAGAISAQHIASQCGYSHAVSLDMGGTSTDISLVADGEVRVSQEWEVEYGHPIIFPSIEVLTIGAGGGSLAHIDIAGSLRNGPQSAGADPGPACYDTGGDEPTNTDANIVLGRLGTELAGGAKTLNKELAAKAIREKIAEPLGLELEEAAEAIVRVANANMADAVRLISIRRGYDPRDFALLAFGGAGALHGVDVARELNIPAVVVPPNPGVTSAMGCLLVDIQHDLSTMVTGLVSEVDRDEIDQQFKELESEARARLRHEGVSGDNAVLQRLVSMRYAGQWRSLVVPMGSDDNGLNAAIEAFHREHEREFAFRNDQTPVEIYQLQLKAIGKTPKPNFEAAELQPEAHTEPIETRPVYFEGQWHDTPVYQRERTPAGATIQGPAIINQLDSTTVVPPQCRAEIDEWLNIRIYLEG, encoded by the coding sequence ATGGCGCATCTCCGCGTTGCAGTCGATGTTGGTGGAACTTTCACCGATGTCTGTATTTTTGATGACGACACTAAGAGCATGCGGGTGACGAAAGTCCCCTCAACACCGCACGACCCGATGATTGCGGTCATGAACGGTGTCGAACGGGGAGAGATCAATCTCGCCGATGTTTCGCTGTTTTCGCACGGCACTACTGTGGCGACAAACGCCCTAATTACCCGACGCTTCCCCAAAGCAGCGTTGGTCACAACTCGCGGGTTTCGCGATGTAATTGAAATTCGCGACGGCACAAAGGACGATCTCTGGGATGCGTATAAGGACGTGCCCGGCCCGTACATCGCTCGCCGTGATCGCTTTGAAGTGACCGAGCGAGTCGATTATTCGGGGCGCGTGGTTACGCCACTCGATGAAGACAATGCGCGCCAGATTGCGAGGCTGCTCAAGAAGCGAGGCACAACCACTATCGCCGTTTGCTTCCTAAACTCCTTCGCTAACGCGGGCCACGAGGTCCGGATGCGGGAAATCCTCGAAGAAGAAATTCCGGAAGCAACGGTCACCACTTCCGCGGAGATCTTGCCGGAAATGTTTGAGTACGGGCGGTTCAACACAGCCGTTGCGAATGCCGTGCTCGCGCCATTGGTGTCGGGATATGTAAATCGCCTCGCAGATGCCTTGGAGGATGGCGGGTACAAGGGCGACCTGCTGCTGCTGCACTCTGGCGGTGGCTCAATGACTCCACGCATGGTGGAACGTTACCCGGTTCGCTTGGCGGCATCCGGTATCGCGGCAGGTGCTATCTCGGCACAGCACATCGCGAGCCAATGTGGATACAGTCACGCAGTAAGCCTCGACATGGGCGGAACCTCAACAGACATCTCGCTCGTTGCGGATGGAGAGGTACGCGTTAGCCAGGAATGGGAAGTTGAGTACGGTCACCCAATTATCTTCCCCTCCATCGAAGTGTTGACGATTGGCGCTGGCGGCGGTTCACTCGCGCATATCGACATCGCCGGATCACTGCGAAACGGCCCGCAATCGGCCGGTGCTGATCCGGGGCCGGCGTGTTATGACACCGGTGGTGATGAACCTACGAACACTGACGCAAATATCGTGCTCGGCAGGCTCGGAACGGAACTTGCCGGCGGCGCCAAAACCCTCAACAAGGAGCTTGCGGCCAAAGCAATTCGCGAAAAGATCGCTGAGCCGTTAGGACTTGAACTCGAGGAAGCGGCCGAAGCGATCGTTCGGGTTGCCAACGCCAATATGGCGGATGCGGTCCGGTTGATTTCCATTCGGCGTGGGTACGACCCGAGGGACTTTGCCCTGTTGGCATTCGGCGGTGCCGGCGCGCTGCACGGCGTCGATGTTGCGCGTGAACTCAATATTCCCGCAGTTGTGGTGCCACCAAATCCAGGCGTTACCAGCGCTATGGGTTGCCTGCTTGTCGACATACAACATGACCTGTCGACAATGGTGACCGGGCTCGTTTCGGAGGTTGATCGCGATGAGATCGATCAGCAGTTCAAGGAACTGGAGTCAGAAGCACGGGCGCGGCTCCGTCACGAAGGAGTCAGCGGGGACAACGCTGTGTTGCAGCGGCTGGTTTCGATGCGGTATGCCGGCCAATGGCGCTCATTGGTGGTACCAATGGGAAGTGACGACAATGGATTGAATGCGGCAATCGAAGCCTTCCACCGCGAACACGAACGTGAGTTCGCCTTCCGTAATGACCAAACGCCGGTCGAGATCTACCAATTGCAACTTAAGGCGATCGGAAAGACACCCAAGCCAAACTTCGAGGCCGCAGAACTGCAGCCGGAAGCGCACACTGAACCGATCGAGACTCGACCGGTGTACTTCGAGGGTCAGTGGCATGACACACCTGTCTACCAACGCGAGCGCACACCCGCAGGAGCCACCATCCAAGGCCCGGCAATCATCAATCAACTTGACTCAACCACCGTTGTTCCGCCGCAGTGTCGCGCCGAAATCGACGAGTGGCTCAACATTCGTATCTACTTGGAGGGCTAA
- a CDS encoding helix-turn-helix domain-containing protein gives MPSLSVDSLFTQVFHTIESDATLQDICNGIARALGCNLALIAENGEVHASVGALPLSRLRIAAKEPPSNVEPKRPSQHHEVEQIGLWLLHHLRLQLAEGRYVLTLASHRNQPTTLTQQDIEAAAAALIAASNLQGASMHRILDTMSQLVRDLERGTSRALEHHYWPRMETFGFRSHHAVQVTVALPRTDEQLSTARLLDIITQAREQRLGVLTSRQLVRSTSATAVHFIHEASAAAQDLLKAALTDCCITHSAPVQFLEEIPQALAEAETTLVLAEHIAKQLPEGGNLPVLDYTTLPLVAWASAMAPARELLERSRTLTAALDDHPQLRETLITYLGTGSRIPATASRLYLHPNSVRYRIQRIEELCGVDLNNPLDTTGMTIVYLPEILAQQQGSDSSSP, from the coding sequence GTGCCCTCACTAAGTGTAGATTCACTGTTCACTCAGGTGTTTCACACCATTGAGAGCGATGCAACGCTGCAGGACATTTGCAATGGAATTGCACGCGCTCTGGGCTGCAACCTGGCGCTCATTGCTGAAAACGGCGAGGTCCATGCATCCGTAGGAGCGCTACCGCTCTCCCGCTTACGAATAGCCGCAAAAGAACCACCGTCGAATGTCGAACCGAAGCGTCCGAGCCAGCATCATGAGGTAGAGCAAATCGGGCTCTGGCTGCTGCATCATTTGAGGCTGCAGCTCGCCGAGGGACGATACGTTCTTACCCTGGCGAGCCACCGAAATCAGCCAACTACTCTCACGCAGCAGGACATCGAGGCAGCGGCTGCAGCGCTCATTGCGGCCAGTAATCTTCAGGGCGCGAGCATGCACAGGATACTCGACACGATGTCACAACTCGTTCGTGATTTGGAACGTGGAACGTCCCGAGCACTGGAACATCACTACTGGCCGCGAATGGAGACATTTGGGTTTCGCTCGCATCACGCCGTTCAGGTAACAGTCGCACTGCCCCGCACGGACGAACAACTTTCGACAGCACGACTCCTTGACATCATTACTCAAGCGCGTGAGCAGCGCCTCGGTGTGTTGACCTCGCGCCAGCTCGTGCGCTCGACAAGTGCTACGGCCGTGCATTTCATTCATGAGGCCTCAGCGGCTGCACAGGACCTACTGAAGGCAGCACTCACGGACTGCTGCATCACACATTCAGCACCGGTGCAGTTCCTGGAAGAGATTCCTCAGGCCCTCGCTGAGGCCGAAACCACGCTGGTACTCGCGGAACATATAGCGAAGCAGCTACCAGAGGGAGGTAATCTTCCGGTGTTGGATTACACCACACTTCCGCTTGTTGCATGGGCTAGCGCAATGGCGCCTGCGCGAGAACTGTTGGAACGTTCCCGGACACTCACGGCAGCGCTAGATGATCATCCCCAACTGCGAGAGACGTTGATTACATACCTAGGTACCGGAAGCCGCATTCCAGCAACGGCGTCAAGACTCTATCTACACCCCAATTCGGTACGGTATCGGATACAGCGAATCGAGGAACTCTGCGGCGTTGACCTCAACAACCCACTCGATACGACAGGGATGACGATTGTTTATCTGCCCGAGATACTTGCACAGCAGCAGGGTTCAGATTCCAGTTCACCCTGA
- a CDS encoding DMT family transporter — protein sequence MQQEQRGSSIILPVGMLVIAALSIQTGGALAGTLFDQVGPAGMNVFRVGIGAVVLAMIIRPRFWRWDAGQFRDVIMFGIAMAALNGLFYVALERLPLGVAVAIEFLGPLTLSAVLSRRLLDFIWVGIAAAGIAIMGWEAAHSASALDPIGVLFALLAGVSWAAYILAGARVGQSVPGAGGLAGAMMVAFLIILPFGAHGVIVGIDSWQVLGLAALAGAMAGLIPFSIEYFALSRVPQRVFGVLTSLEPAFATLMGWIILEQHASPWRMGAVALVIIASVGITLGARKVVEVELPGGEDLSTGPITLPLTAGQYDHNILGDGGPLTDEDDSPEASAS from the coding sequence GTGCAGCAGGAACAGCGCGGTTCTTCGATCATCCTCCCCGTCGGGATGCTTGTTATTGCGGCGCTGTCCATCCAAACCGGTGGGGCGCTCGCCGGCACACTATTCGATCAGGTTGGCCCCGCCGGAATGAACGTGTTTCGTGTCGGTATCGGGGCTGTGGTGCTCGCAATGATCATCCGCCCGCGGTTTTGGCGGTGGGATGCGGGTCAGTTCCGTGATGTAATCATGTTCGGGATCGCGATGGCTGCGCTCAATGGGCTGTTTTACGTAGCACTCGAGCGTCTACCGCTGGGTGTTGCGGTCGCCATCGAATTCCTCGGCCCGCTTACGCTCTCTGCCGTGCTGTCTCGTCGCTTACTTGACTTCATTTGGGTGGGAATCGCCGCGGCCGGTATCGCCATCATGGGCTGGGAAGCTGCCCATAGCGCAAGCGCGCTAGATCCGATCGGAGTGCTGTTCGCGCTACTTGCAGGAGTGAGCTGGGCCGCCTACATCCTCGCCGGAGCCAGGGTGGGTCAAAGTGTACCCGGCGCGGGCGGGCTGGCCGGTGCGATGATGGTCGCGTTCTTGATCATTTTGCCGTTTGGCGCACACGGGGTGATCGTTGGCATCGATAGCTGGCAGGTGCTGGGACTGGCCGCGTTGGCTGGCGCCATGGCCGGTCTCATCCCGTTCAGCATCGAGTACTTCGCCCTCAGCCGCGTACCGCAGCGTGTGTTCGGCGTGCTGACCAGTTTGGAACCGGCGTTCGCCACGCTGATGGGATGGATCATCCTTGAACAACATGCCAGCCCCTGGCGCATGGGCGCGGTGGCGCTGGTCATCATCGCGAGCGTCGGTATCACGCTTGGTGCGCGCAAGGTCGTTGAAGTTGAGCTTCCCGGTGGTGAAGATCTCTCCACCGGACCGATTACTCTTCCGCTCACGGCCGGACAGTATGACCACAATATTCTCGGTGATGGAGGGCCGCTGACCGACGAGGATGATTCACCGGAAGCGTCAGCGAGCTAA